One genomic segment of Desulfomicrobium sp. ZS1 includes these proteins:
- the rpmB gene encoding 50S ribosomal protein L28, producing MSKVCDICGKGPQVGNNVSHANNKTKRRFMPNLQSVRAQLKSGEVKRLKVCTQCIRSGAVTKPAVN from the coding sequence ATGTCAAAAGTTTGCGATATTTGCGGGAAGGGCCCCCAGGTCGGCAACAATGTCAGCCATGCCAACAATAAGACCAAGCGGCGCTTCATGCCCAATCTTCAGTCTGTTCGCGCTCAGCTGAAGTCCGGCGAAGTGAAGCGGTTGAAGGTCTGCACCCAGTGCATCCGCTCTGGCGCTGTGACCAAGCCCGCAGTCAACTAG
- a CDS encoding DegT/DnrJ/EryC1/StrS aminotransferase family protein, whose amino-acid sequence MREKFLVFGSPRISEDEIEEVVSCLRSGWIGTGPRVAEFERRFAAYKDAEHAVAVNSCTAALHLSILAAGIKPGDEVITTPLTFCASVNAIIHAGATPVLADVDPRSMNIDPKSVKTKITSRTKAILPVHFAGRACDMDPLCALADEHGLTIIEDCAHAIETEYHGRKAGRFGDFGCFSFYVTKNIITGEGGLILARKPEHAARLKVLALHGMSSDAWNRFGDSGYKHYLVTEAGFKYNMMDLQASLGLRQLDKAEAYWLRREAIWARYMDALADLPLTLPAPVEANTRHAYHLYSVMVDETRTGISRDAFLTAMTGRKIGVGVHYLSIPEHPYYQERFGWSPQDYPHARDIGRQTVSLPLSAKLTDEDVDDVITAVREVLAKF is encoded by the coding sequence ATGCGCGAAAAATTTTTGGTTTTCGGATCGCCCCGGATCTCTGAGGATGAGATCGAAGAAGTCGTCTCCTGCCTGCGTAGCGGCTGGATCGGAACCGGCCCGCGGGTGGCCGAGTTCGAGCGGCGCTTTGCCGCATACAAGGACGCAGAGCATGCCGTGGCCGTCAATTCCTGTACCGCCGCCCTGCATCTGAGCATCCTGGCTGCCGGGATCAAACCCGGCGACGAGGTCATCACCACGCCGTTGACCTTTTGCGCCTCGGTCAACGCCATTATCCATGCCGGGGCCACTCCTGTTCTGGCCGACGTGGATCCGCGCAGCATGAATATCGATCCAAAGAGCGTGAAGACAAAGATCACCTCCCGCACCAAGGCCATACTACCCGTGCATTTTGCGGGTCGGGCCTGCGACATGGATCCGCTCTGCGCCCTGGCTGACGAGCATGGCCTGACGATCATCGAGGACTGCGCCCACGCCATCGAGACCGAGTACCATGGCCGCAAGGCAGGGCGTTTTGGGGATTTCGGCTGTTTCAGCTTCTACGTGACCAAAAACATCATCACCGGCGAGGGCGGACTCATTCTCGCCCGAAAGCCGGAGCATGCCGCCCGGCTCAAGGTTCTGGCCCTGCACGGCATGTCCAGCGACGCCTGGAACCGTTTCGGCGATTCGGGCTACAAGCATTATCTCGTGACCGAGGCCGGGTTCAAATACAACATGATGGATTTGCAGGCGTCCCTGGGCCTGCGCCAGCTCGACAAGGCCGAAGCGTACTGGTTGCGGCGGGAGGCTATCTGGGCCCGCTACATGGATGCCCTGGCCGATCTGCCGCTGACTTTGCCCGCTCCCGTCGAAGCGAATACCCGGCATGCGTACCACCTTTATTCCGTGATGGTCGACGAGACGCGAACCGGGATCAGCCGCGATGCCTTCCTGACGGCCATGACGGGGCGCAAGATCGGAGTCGGCGTGCACTATCTCTCCATCCCCGAGCATCCGTACTATCAGGAGCGCTTCGGGTGGTCGCCGCAGGATTACCCGCACGCGCGTGATATCGGCCGTCAGACCGTGAGTCTTCCTCTTTCGGCCAAACTGACGGATGAGGATGTGGATGACGTGATCACGGCCGTGCGCGAGGTGCTGGCCAAATTCTGA
- a CDS encoding NifU family protein, translating into MREQVEKALDTVRPILQADGGYVELVNILPSGIVQVRMSGACKGCPMAQMTLKSSIERAVKKMVPGVKAVEAV; encoded by the coding sequence ATGCGAGAACAGGTCGAAAAGGCGCTTGATACCGTGCGCCCCATTCTGCAAGCTGACGGTGGCTACGTCGAACTGGTGAACATCCTACCCAGCGGCATCGTGCAGGTGCGCATGTCCGGAGCCTGCAAAGGCTGTCCCATGGCGCAGATGACGCTCAAAAGCAGCATCGAACGCGCCGTCAAGAAGATGGTCCCCGGCGTCAAGGCTGTCGAAGCCGTCTAG
- the plsX gene encoding phosphate acyltransferase PlsX translates to MPKDICLAVDAMGGDFGPEINVPGSLAAARETGVRLILVGDEPSIRKELERHAHADVRFEIVHTTQVAGMAEKPSDVLRRKKDSSMQVAFRLVREGRAHGVVTAGNSGAALACGMFILGRIGGVDRPALASIMPTLKKPIVLIDVGANADCKPYNLVQFGLMAEVLARCVLGIANPKVGILSIGEEEGKGNSLTKDAFTLLKGSSLNFIGNVEGRDVFTGETDVIVCDGFVGNVALKLSEGLGSALASMLKTELKKSIWSRLGTLIALPAFKRFAKKIDYAEYGGAPILGLNGIAIVCHGKSNARAITTALQQAAIFVEKKANDYLVEGLHANTELSLFSRTGKATALRQEAAGL, encoded by the coding sequence ATGCCTAAAGACATCTGTCTCGCCGTGGACGCCATGGGGGGAGACTTCGGCCCGGAAATTAATGTTCCGGGCTCCCTCGCGGCTGCCCGTGAGACAGGAGTCCGGCTCATCCTTGTGGGCGACGAACCGTCCATCCGCAAGGAGCTGGAACGGCACGCCCACGCGGACGTGCGCTTTGAAATCGTTCACACCACGCAGGTGGCCGGCATGGCGGAAAAGCCTTCGGATGTGCTTCGGCGCAAGAAGGACAGCTCCATGCAGGTGGCCTTTCGTCTTGTGCGCGAAGGCCGGGCGCACGGCGTGGTCACGGCCGGAAACTCCGGAGCGGCCCTGGCCTGCGGCATGTTCATCCTCGGCCGCATCGGCGGGGTGGACAGACCGGCGCTGGCCTCCATCATGCCGACGCTCAAAAAGCCCATCGTGCTCATCGACGTTGGCGCCAACGCGGACTGCAAGCCGTACAATCTGGTCCAGTTCGGCCTCATGGCCGAAGTCCTGGCCCGTTGCGTGCTGGGCATCGCCAACCCGAAAGTCGGCATTTTGAGCATCGGAGAAGAAGAAGGCAAGGGCAACAGCCTGACCAAGGATGCCTTTACCCTGCTCAAAGGCTCCTCGCTCAATTTTATCGGTAACGTCGAAGGTCGGGACGTCTTCACCGGCGAAACCGACGTCATCGTCTGCGACGGTTTCGTGGGCAACGTGGCCCTCAAGCTGAGCGAAGGGCTGGGTTCGGCCCTGGCGTCCATGCTCAAGACGGAGCTCAAAAAGTCCATCTGGTCACGCCTGGGCACGCTCATCGCCCTGCCCGCTTTCAAGCGTTTCGCCAAGAAAATCGACTACGCCGAATACGGCGGCGCGCCCATTCTTGGCTTGAACGGCATCGCCATTGTCTGCCATGGTAAATCCAATGCGCGGGCCATCACCACCGCACTGCAGCAAGCCGCTATTTTCGTCGAAAAGAAGGCCAACGACTACCTCGTGGAAGGCTTGCACGCCAACACGGAATTGAGCCTTTTCTCCCGGACCGGCAAGGCCACCGCCCTCAGGCAGGAAGCCGCGGGCCTTTAG
- a CDS encoding class I SAM-dependent RNA methyltransferase, which produces MYIYQQEHTYTAQVADGIEDLARTELQELGATECACGFRYVHFKATARVLYRIVYRARLISRVLAPLVRFACPTDQALYNAGVELRWSDFLSPDQTFAIFANVSKSAIGHSQYAGLKLKDAVADWFRDHTGIRPSVDPRDPDLWLHLHIHENVGTISLDVSGGSMHRRGYRVQSVEAPMNETVAAAIIRMSEWDGKSSLIDPLCGSGTILCEAFMHATNLPAGLLRRKFGFNRMPDFNPRLWDLELASETTVELEADLRGSDIDAIAVEATRVNMSRLPGGDEVIVGRRDFFERSDMTGTTIICNPPYGIRLGKNEDMSLWFKKFGDHLKQRCAGSTAYIYFGDRAWLKCIGLKPQWKKPLKNGGLDGRLAKFVLY; this is translated from the coding sequence ATGTATATATATCAGCAAGAACACACCTACACCGCCCAAGTGGCGGACGGCATCGAGGATCTGGCCCGGACCGAACTCCAGGAACTCGGGGCCACCGAATGCGCGTGCGGCTTTCGCTATGTGCATTTCAAGGCCACAGCCCGGGTTTTGTACCGCATCGTCTACCGCGCGCGGCTGATCTCGCGCGTCCTGGCCCCGCTAGTCCGCTTCGCCTGCCCGACGGACCAGGCCTTGTACAACGCAGGCGTGGAGCTGCGCTGGTCGGATTTCCTGAGTCCGGACCAGACCTTCGCGATCTTCGCCAATGTCTCCAAGAGCGCCATCGGTCATTCGCAATACGCAGGCCTGAAGCTCAAGGACGCCGTGGCGGACTGGTTCCGGGATCACACCGGCATCCGACCCAGCGTCGATCCCCGCGACCCCGACCTGTGGCTGCACCTGCACATCCACGAAAACGTAGGCACGATCAGCCTTGATGTCTCCGGCGGATCCATGCACCGGCGCGGCTACCGCGTGCAGAGCGTGGAAGCGCCCATGAACGAAACCGTGGCTGCGGCGATAATCCGCATGAGTGAATGGGACGGCAAATCCTCCCTCATTGATCCGCTCTGCGGTTCGGGGACCATCCTGTGCGAAGCCTTCATGCATGCCACCAACCTTCCGGCCGGGCTGCTGCGCCGCAAATTCGGCTTCAACCGGATGCCGGATTTCAACCCCCGGCTATGGGATCTGGAACTCGCCTCCGAGACCACGGTGGAACTTGAGGCCGATCTGCGCGGGAGCGACATCGACGCCATCGCAGTGGAAGCAACGCGGGTCAATATGTCCAGGCTGCCTGGCGGGGACGAAGTGATCGTCGGCCGCAGGGATTTTTTTGAGCGTAGCGACATGACAGGCACGACCATCATCTGCAATCCGCCTTACGGTATCCGCCTGGGCAAAAACGAAGACATGTCGCTCTGGTTCAAGAAATTCGGAGACCACTTGAAACAGCGTTGCGCCGGCTCAACAGCCTACATCTATTTCGGGGACAGGGCGTGGCTCAAATGCATCGGCCTGAAGCCGCAGTGGAAAAAACCCCTCAAAAACGGGGGGCTTGACGGCCGTCTGGCCAAGTTTGTCCTGTACTGA
- a CDS encoding ferredoxin-thioredoxin reductase catalytic domain-containing protein gives MTPEELYEKLRPLQEAKGYFFNKDKAFVLDLMESLLINRERYGYMACPCRLASGNRDLDKDIFCPCEYREADVAEFGACYCGLYVSKEWNDGSIPQETVPERRDPEKLMAGLLFEK, from the coding sequence ATGACTCCCGAAGAACTTTACGAAAAGCTGCGCCCCCTGCAAGAAGCCAAGGGCTATTTCTTCAACAAGGACAAGGCATTCGTGCTTGACCTCATGGAGAGCCTGCTCATCAACCGCGAGCGTTACGGTTACATGGCCTGCCCGTGCCGCCTGGCCTCGGGCAACCGAGACCTGGACAAGGACATTTTCTGTCCCTGCGAATACCGCGAAGCGGATGTGGCCGAATTCGGAGCCTGTTACTGCGGGCTCTATGTCTCCAAAGAATGGAATGACGGCAGCATCCCCCAGGAAACCGTTCCGGAGAGGCGCGATCCTGAAAAGCTGATGGCGGGCCTTCTTTTCGAAAAATGA
- a CDS encoding beta-ketoacyl-ACP synthase III, protein MSSPCFISGLGMHLPRTLVTNSDLEHIVDTSDEWIRTRTGIVTRHFAEADEPCSVLAYHAACKALEDAGMTAQDLTHIFVGTFSGDYNLPTTSCLLQDMLGLKGLPAFDLAAACSGFLYCMETARAYTCMYPDAKILIVGSEVTTSRLNFEDRTTCVLFGDGAGAAIVTGQGNPGRIKVLDAMLKADGSVGGLLTIHGGGSACKPVLGQSIGPEYFVEMNGRDVFKHAVRCMVEISGTLLERNGLTTDDIDLIIPHQANIRIIEAIGKKLNVDSDKIYVNVDRIGNTSAASIPIALTEAEASGRIQPGMKVLLTAFGGGFTWASALLQF, encoded by the coding sequence ATGTCTTCACCGTGCTTCATTTCGGGGCTGGGTATGCACCTGCCCCGGACACTTGTAACGAATTCGGACCTCGAACATATCGTCGACACTTCCGACGAATGGATCCGCACGCGCACCGGCATCGTAACCAGACATTTCGCCGAGGCAGACGAACCCTGCTCAGTGCTGGCCTACCATGCCGCATGCAAGGCCCTGGAGGATGCGGGAATGACCGCCCAGGACCTCACACATATTTTTGTCGGCACCTTTTCCGGAGACTACAATCTCCCGACCACGTCCTGCCTGCTCCAGGACATGCTGGGCCTCAAAGGCCTCCCGGCCTTTGATCTGGCCGCTGCCTGCTCCGGCTTTCTGTATTGCATGGAGACGGCCCGGGCCTACACCTGCATGTATCCGGATGCCAAGATCCTGATCGTCGGCAGTGAAGTGACCACCTCCCGCCTCAACTTCGAGGACCGCACGACCTGCGTGCTCTTCGGAGATGGGGCGGGCGCGGCCATTGTCACCGGACAGGGAAATCCAGGCCGGATCAAGGTCCTTGACGCCATGCTCAAGGCCGACGGTTCCGTGGGCGGCCTCCTGACCATCCATGGCGGCGGTTCGGCCTGCAAACCGGTGCTTGGGCAGTCCATCGGACCGGAATATTTTGTCGAGATGAACGGACGCGATGTCTTCAAACACGCCGTGCGCTGCATGGTCGAAATTTCCGGAACTCTGCTGGAACGGAACGGACTGACCACCGACGACATCGACCTCATCATTCCTCATCAGGCCAATATCCGCATCATCGAAGCCATCGGCAAAAAATTGAATGTGGACTCGGATAAAATCTACGTCAATGTGGACCGAATCGGCAATACTTCGGCGGCTTCCATACCCATCGCCCTGACCGAAGCCGAGGCCAGCGGCCGTATCCAGCCCGGAATGAAAGTTCTGCTCACGGCATTTGGCGGCGGGTTTACCTGGGCATCGGCCTTGTTGCAATTTTAG
- the rpmF gene encoding 50S ribosomal protein L32: MPLPKKKTSKSRRNMRRSHDHVAIPNVVYCECGEASLSHCICPGCGKYKGRQYTKAADA; this comes from the coding sequence ATGCCATTGCCTAAGAAGAAAACATCCAAGTCCAGAAGAAACATGCGTCGGTCCCATGACCACGTCGCCATCCCCAACGTCGTGTACTGCGAATGCGGTGAAGCCAGCCTGTCCCATTGCATCTGCCCCGGTTGCGGCAAATACAAAGGACGCCAGTACACCAAGGCTGCAGATGCCTAA
- a CDS encoding superoxide dismutase, whose protein sequence is MIFVLPDLPYSKDALSPCISAKTLDFHHGKHHQLYIDNTNKLIAGTDLEGQTLREIVMATANDPAKAGIFNNAAQVWNHSFYWRCMKAGGGGAPTGAVAEGINKAFGNYENFAKAFKEAGMTQFGSGWAWLVEKNGKLEIMKTGNADTPMVHGAKALLTADVWEHAYYLDYQNRRADYLQDFLGKLINWEFVNQQLAK, encoded by the coding sequence ATGATCTTCGTGCTCCCGGATCTTCCCTACTCCAAAGACGCTTTGAGTCCGTGCATCAGCGCCAAGACCTTGGACTTTCATCATGGCAAACACCATCAGCTCTATATCGACAATACCAACAAGCTGATCGCGGGCACGGATCTCGAAGGACAGACGTTGCGGGAAATTGTCATGGCCACGGCGAACGATCCAGCCAAGGCAGGCATTTTCAATAACGCTGCCCAAGTATGGAACCACTCTTTCTACTGGCGCTGCATGAAGGCAGGCGGTGGCGGAGCACCCACCGGAGCCGTAGCCGAAGGCATCAACAAGGCATTTGGCAACTACGAAAATTTCGCCAAGGCCTTCAAGGAAGCCGGCATGACCCAGTTTGGCAGCGGGTGGGCGTGGCTGGTGGAAAAAAACGGAAAGCTTGAGATCATGAAGACCGGCAATGCCGACACGCCCATGGTGCACGGGGCCAAGGCCCTGCTCACCGCAGATGTCTGGGAGCACGCCTATTACCTCGATTACCAGAACCGGCGGGCCGATTACCTGCAGGATTTTTTAGGCAAGCTGATCAACTGGGAATTCGTCAACCAGCAGCTGGCCAAGTAG
- a CDS encoding nitroreductase family protein produces the protein MNHIHNETLATIHARHSIRQFEPRDLSEDMVMAMLDAANQAPSAHNRQSWKFVILEGDARSNLAELVSSASKTFQKPASSLLRMAARSIASAPVTIAVVNTGDLISHGTDLFHVDREMGFDFFRTMEIQSSAAAVENLLLAATSMGLGAVWLGILYLIKDEILSFLQEPKGEFMAVIPVGHPVRPTQGPSKKSLENVIKKI, from the coding sequence ATGAATCATATCCACAATGAAACTCTGGCCACCATCCATGCACGGCACAGCATCCGTCAGTTTGAACCCCGCGACCTGTCCGAGGACATGGTCATGGCCATGCTCGACGCCGCCAATCAGGCCCCTTCGGCTCATAACCGCCAGTCCTGGAAGTTTGTCATTCTGGAAGGGGACGCCAGGAGCAATCTGGCCGAACTGGTTTCTTCAGCCTCCAAGACGTTCCAGAAACCGGCTTCGTCGCTACTGCGCATGGCCGCGCGCAGCATTGCCTCGGCCCCGGTGACGATCGCCGTGGTCAACACCGGCGACCTGATCAGCCACGGCACGGATCTTTTTCATGTCGACCGGGAAATGGGCTTTGATTTTTTCCGCACCATGGAGATCCAAAGCTCGGCCGCGGCCGTGGAAAACCTGCTGCTGGCCGCGACTTCCATGGGCCTTGGGGCGGTGTGGCTTGGCATTTTGTACCTGATCAAGGACGAAATCCTGAGCTTTCTGCAGGAGCCCAAGGGCGAGTTCATGGCCGTCATCCCCGTGGGGCACCCCGTACGGCCGACCCAGGGGCCCAGCAAGAAGTCTCTTGAGAACGTGATCAAGAAAATTTGA
- the rarD gene encoding EamA family transporter RarD encodes MNPGIVAAIGAYVSWGMLPIYWKLLGHVPTAQLLCHRITWSFVVLAAFLSLTRRVAKLRSSLSPAVWSSYVLASLLIGVNWFIYVWSVNAGYIVEASLGYFINPLLSVLLGVFFMRERLRPLQWVPLGLAAAGVIYLTFDYGRLPWIALSLATTFSLYGLVKKKAPLGAFEGLTLETGLLLAPALVWLGWSEVAGTSAFLHAGAGSDLLLVGAGVVTTVPLVMFAAAAHRIPLSMIGILQYIAPTIQFLIGVFLYHEPFSRTQFTGFGMVWLAVLLFWIERWSFGRKLSHLT; translated from the coding sequence ATGAACCCAGGCATTGTCGCCGCCATCGGAGCCTATGTCAGCTGGGGCATGCTGCCCATCTACTGGAAGCTTCTGGGTCACGTGCCCACCGCCCAACTGCTCTGCCACCGCATAACCTGGTCCTTCGTGGTCCTGGCCGCCTTTCTGAGCCTGACCCGGCGCGTCGCGAAATTGCGCAGCAGCCTGAGTCCTGCGGTGTGGAGCAGCTACGTTTTGGCCAGCCTGCTCATCGGCGTGAACTGGTTCATCTATGTCTGGAGCGTCAACGCGGGCTATATCGTGGAGGCAAGCCTGGGATATTTCATAAATCCCCTGCTCTCAGTCTTGCTTGGCGTCTTTTTCATGCGCGAAAGGCTGCGCCCCCTGCAATGGGTGCCTCTGGGGCTGGCGGCGGCGGGCGTAATCTACCTGACCTTCGACTATGGCCGCCTGCCCTGGATCGCCTTGTCCCTGGCCACGACCTTCAGCCTCTACGGGCTGGTCAAGAAAAAGGCGCCGCTCGGCGCTTTTGAAGGCCTGACTCTGGAGACGGGGCTGCTGCTTGCCCCCGCCCTGGTCTGGCTTGGCTGGAGCGAGGTCGCGGGCACGAGCGCGTTCCTGCATGCAGGCGCCGGTTCGGACCTGCTGCTGGTCGGCGCGGGCGTGGTCACCACCGTGCCCCTGGTCATGTTCGCGGCCGCCGCGCACCGCATCCCCCTGTCCATGATCGGCATCCTGCAATACATCGCGCCGACCATCCAGTTCCTCATCGGCGTCTTCCTGTACCACGAGCCTTTTTCCCGCACCCAGTTCACGGGCTTTGGCATGGTCTGGCTGGCGGTGCTTCTGTTCTGGATCGAACGCTGGAGCTTTGGGCGCAAACTGAGCCATCTCACGTAA
- the mtgA gene encoding monofunctional biosynthetic peptidoglycan transglycosylase produces the protein MARKTTTSSPRRNQPRPAAKKHAASKGLLRRVLRVAGWILPGIVAVILILRFVPPPTSAFILTRHAERMLDSAPGPAVMHEWTPLRRIPKHMALAVVAAEDQNFPNHFGFDVDAIARAVEHNKKNQKVRGASTISQQTAKNLFLWSGRSYVRKALEAGFTVLIELLWSKERILEVYLNIAEFGDGTYGVGAASKRFFGKTPARLTTHEAALLAAALPSPRKFSPSRPSAYLRQRAQWVQTQMRQLGPNHIAWH, from the coding sequence ATGGCACGCAAGACAACCACTTCCAGCCCCCGGCGCAACCAGCCTCGCCCAGCCGCGAAAAAGCACGCCGCATCAAAGGGCCTGCTTCGCCGTGTCCTGCGCGTGGCCGGCTGGATTCTGCCGGGAATAGTGGCGGTCATCCTGATCCTGCGCTTCGTGCCGCCGCCCACCAGCGCCTTCATCCTCACCCGCCATGCGGAGCGGATGCTCGATTCAGCTCCCGGCCCTGCCGTTATGCATGAATGGACACCCTTGCGACGCATCCCGAAGCACATGGCGCTGGCCGTGGTGGCGGCGGAGGATCAGAATTTCCCGAACCATTTCGGCTTCGACGTCGATGCCATCGCGCGGGCCGTGGAGCATAACAAAAAGAATCAAAAAGTCCGGGGGGCTAGCACCATCTCTCAGCAAACGGCCAAGAATCTTTTTCTGTGGTCCGGGCGCAGCTATGTGCGCAAGGCCCTGGAAGCCGGATTCACGGTGCTGATCGAACTCCTATGGTCCAAGGAAAGGATTTTGGAAGTCTACTTGAATATTGCCGAATTCGGTGACGGCACGTACGGTGTCGGGGCGGCCTCCAAACGATTCTTCGGCAAGACGCCCGCCAGACTGACCACGCACGAGGCGGCCCTGCTGGCCGCTGCGCTCCCGAGCCCCAGAAAATTTTCGCCATCCCGTCCGTCCGCCTATCTGCGGCAAAGAGCGCAGTGGGTGCAGACCCAAATGAGGCAACTGGGGCCAAACCACATCGCGTGGCACTGA
- a CDS encoding DUF177 domain-containing protein yields the protein MVEHWIGLTNLPAHGREFSFDDQDVWREFWKEFHYDMNIVIPLTAKLNIVPQQDGYLIQGHLGGTVKTVCHRCLEEAEVVIDHDFDAYEAHEDVDLLEDEPSHLRNVDTGWELDAAGLLWEEFLLALPEKILCADTCLGLCPQCGKNRNLESCACNNPDSQSPLAKALQGLKIKTN from the coding sequence ATGGTTGAACATTGGATTGGACTGACGAATCTCCCGGCACATGGTCGGGAATTTTCATTTGACGACCAGGATGTCTGGCGGGAATTCTGGAAAGAATTCCACTATGATATGAATATCGTCATCCCCCTCACGGCCAAGCTGAACATCGTCCCTCAGCAGGACGGATACCTGATTCAAGGCCATCTTGGCGGCACCGTCAAAACCGTGTGTCACCGATGTCTGGAAGAGGCCGAAGTGGTTATCGATCACGACTTCGATGCCTATGAAGCCCATGAAGACGTGGACCTGCTCGAAGACGAACCGAGCCACCTGCGCAACGTCGACACCGGCTGGGAGTTGGACGCGGCGGGCCTTTTGTGGGAAGAATTCCTGCTGGCCCTGCCCGAAAAAATACTTTGCGCCGATACGTGTTTGGGGCTATGCCCGCAGTGCGGAAAAAACAGGAACCTGGAATCATGCGCCTGCAACAATCCCGACAGCCAATCTCCTTTGGCCAAGGCGTTGCAAGGGCTTAAAATCAAAACCAATTAG
- the gltX gene encoding glutamate--tRNA ligase, translating to MTQIVTRFPPSPTGYLHIGGARTALFNYLYARQNGGKFILRIEDTDQARSTQEMTDAIIDAMHWLGLDFDEGPYFQSERGDLYNTYVDKLVETGKAYYCSCTSEEVEAMRETARAAGLKPKYNGKCRELGLGPGPGRVVRFKTPLTGKVVFDDAIKGPISWDVQEMDDFVIRRADGSAIYQMAVVVDDALMGVTHVLRGDDHQNNTPKQILIYEALGFPLPTFGHVPMILGPDKKKMSKRHGATSVMMYKDLGYLPEAMLSYLVRLGWSHGDDELFTMAELLEKFSLGGLGKSASVFDMDKLNWTNSHFIKIGDVPRLANLLDEMIRQNTDFEPARDYLEAIVPLFQPRAKTLKEMAEQATFFLHDAESLPYAEAAVTKFLTAETREHLSVLAERMEALPAFDHQSLEEMVTAYLEKTGLKFKALAQPIRVAITGTTMSPGLFETMEVLGRDRTRARFRKALTL from the coding sequence ATGACCCAAATAGTGACCCGTTTCCCCCCCAGTCCCACGGGGTATCTGCATATCGGAGGCGCCCGCACGGCGCTTTTCAACTATCTTTACGCCCGCCAAAACGGCGGCAAGTTCATCCTGCGCATCGAGGACACGGACCAGGCCCGCTCGACCCAGGAAATGACCGACGCCATCATCGACGCCATGCACTGGCTCGGGCTGGATTTCGACGAAGGCCCCTATTTCCAGAGCGAACGCGGCGACCTCTACAACACCTACGTGGACAAGCTCGTGGAAACGGGCAAAGCCTACTACTGCTCCTGCACGTCAGAGGAAGTGGAAGCCATGCGCGAGACGGCCCGCGCGGCGGGACTCAAGCCCAAGTACAACGGCAAATGCCGGGAACTGGGCCTTGGACCCGGACCGGGACGGGTGGTCCGTTTCAAGACTCCGCTTACTGGCAAGGTGGTTTTCGACGACGCCATCAAGGGCCCCATCTCCTGGGACGTGCAGGAAATGGACGATTTCGTCATCCGCCGGGCCGACGGCTCCGCCATCTACCAGATGGCCGTGGTCGTGGACGACGCGCTCATGGGAGTGACCCACGTCCTGCGCGGCGACGACCACCAGAACAACACGCCCAAGCAGATCCTCATCTACGAGGCGCTGGGATTTCCCCTGCCCACGTTCGGCCACGTGCCCATGATCCTTGGGCCCGACAAGAAAAAAATGAGCAAGCGCCACGGCGCGACCTCGGTCATGATGTACAAGGACCTCGGCTACCTGCCCGAGGCCATGCTCAGTTATCTGGTGCGCCTGGGCTGGTCTCACGGCGACGACGAACTTTTCACCATGGCCGAACTGCTGGAGAAGTTCTCCCTCGGCGGCCTGGGCAAATCCGCCTCGGTCTTCGACATGGACAAGCTCAACTGGACCAACAGCCACTTCATCAAGATCGGCGATGTGCCAAGGCTGGCAAATCTGCTGGACGAAATGATCCGCCAAAATACGGACTTTGAACCGGCGCGGGACTACCTCGAGGCCATCGTGCCCCTGTTCCAGCCACGGGCCAAGACTCTCAAAGAAATGGCCGAACAGGCGACCTTCTTCCTGCACGACGCCGAGAGTCTGCCCTATGCCGAGGCGGCGGTGACCAAATTTCTCACCGCGGAAACCAGAGAGCATCTTAGCGTCCTGGCCGAACGCATGGAAGCCCTGCCGGCTTTTGACCACCAGAGCCTCGAAGAGATGGTCACCGCCTATCTGGAAAAAACCGGCCTCAAGTTCAAGGCCCTGGCCCAGCCCATCCGCGTGGCCATCACCGGCACGACCATGAGCCCCGGCCTCTTTGAAACCATGGAAGTTCTCGGACGCGACCGCACCCGGGCGCGCTTCCGCAAGGCCCTGACCCTTTAG
- a CDS encoding glutaredoxin family protein, with protein MPDKVITLYALSTCIHCKKTKEYLDDCGAKYDCIFVDKLEGDERKQIIEAIKKINPKLSFPTLLVDEEAIVGFKQEQIKEALER; from the coding sequence ATGCCTGACAAAGTCATCACGCTCTATGCATTAAGCACCTGTATCCATTGCAAAAAAACCAAAGAGTATCTTGACGACTGCGGTGCCAAATATGACTGCATCTTTGTCGACAAGCTCGAAGGCGACGAACGCAAGCAGATCATCGAGGCCATCAAAAAAATCAATCCCAAACTGTCCTTCCCGACCCTGCTTGTGGATGAGGAAGCCATTGTCGGCTTCAAACAGGAGCAGATCAAAGAAGCCCTGGAGAGATGA